The following nucleotide sequence is from Cicer arietinum cultivar CDC Frontier isolate Library 1 chromosome 2, Cicar.CDCFrontier_v2.0, whole genome shotgun sequence.
ggaTGGGATGTCACTCAGGCAGAGATACATCtctatcttcatgttaatcctgaaacaaatggGTATACTGATGAAATATCAAAAATgattcaggtaattattatatattaattagacctataaattattatatattaattattaactattttaatttttaatttttaatataggaacaacttcaacaaatcatgaaagaatgggatgatcatcaagctactcttcctcctgctcagcgagctggtccagtgcagcggaaacaatatgagaccgcaagttttatgcacatcagtggtggcaagtacaaagggcgtgtgctgggtgccggtagtttatcatcaacctttgtgaaaggtccaaccggctatattcagactgagacgtcttcttcttatgctagtacggatcgatctcatcgtccgtcgatagataatgatcttgaccagttaaagaagcaatgggcaagtgagcaagaagaaaagacacaacagctgatacaagccgcaattgataaattgaatgaggaatggaaacaaaagtttcaagagcagcagcagcagtttcaacagcaacaacaatttcaacaacaacaattttcattttctccTGTATTTCATCAGCAGTTTCCGCctcggcctcaatacttgcatcaacaaccactattccagcagcaacaaaattactctcaatactcccaacagcagcaaccgcctccaaat
It contains:
- the LOC113784101 gene encoding uncharacterized protein, whose amino-acid sequence is MGHIKEKQLGWDVTQAEIHLYLHVNPETNGYTDEISKMIQEQLQQIMKEWDDHQATLPPAQRAGPVQRKQYETASFMHISGGKYKGRVLGAGSLSSTFVKGPTGYIQTETSSSYASTDRSHRPSIDNDLDQLKKQWASEQEEKTQQLIQAAIDKLNEEWKQKFQEQQQQFQQQQQFQQQQFSFSPVFHQQFPPRPQYLHQQPLFQQQQNYSQYSQQQQPPPNFQQQHQDPPNSAFQQQQQLPMFQQQQYFHNYQYVPSSSHQLPQPQPDHQTAYRPTMPTAGLIRPDLNQPQPARAGLLLRLVVVPLKMKFNFKP